One window of Mus caroli chromosome 11, CAROLI_EIJ_v1.1, whole genome shotgun sequence genomic DNA carries:
- the Smcr8 gene encoding guanine nucleotide exchange protein SMCR8 has product MISAPDVVAFTKEDEYEEEPYNEPALPEEYSVPLFPYASQGANPWSKLSGAKFSRDFILISEFSEQVGPQPLLTIPNDTKVFGTFDLNYFSLRIMSVDYQASFVGHPPGSAYPKLNFVEDSKVVLGDSKEGAFAYVHHLTLYDLEARGFVRPFCMAYISADQHKIMQQFQELSAEFSKASECLKMGNRKAFAGELEKKLKDLDYTRTVLHTETEIQKKANDKGFYSSQAIEKANELANVEKSIIEHQDLLRQIRSYPRQKMKVPDLHPGDTEQTQDQADQVSTTSNPEESANADLYTCRPAYTPKLIKAKSTKCFDKKLKTLEELCDTEYFTQTLAQLSHIEHMFRGDLCYLLTSQIDRALRKQQPITNFLFEDFVEVDDRMEKQENVPSQPSQDRLPPKPVEECPIPKVLISVGSYKSSVESVLIKMEQELGDEEYTGVEARSFDPQENLDYLDMDMKGSISSGESIEVLGTEKSASVLSKSDSQASLTVPLSPHVVRSKAVSHRTISEDSIEVLSTCPSEALIPDDFKASYPSAINEEEAYADNEGAIHFQASAGSPEPDETQEGNLENIPSQIDSSCCIGKESEGHLVPLPTPAFTLSDEDSVVSIPPQRYIQKDQGLHVDFGVENTDPSPRDNSCEMFPAYELDPSCLLASRDVSKMSLDNYSDTTSYMGSVASTSSDRIPSAPPAGLSSERHKKRAGQNALKFIRQYPFAHPAIYSLLSGRTLVVLGEDETIVRKLVTALSIFVPNYGCYAKPVKHWISSPLHIMDFQKWKLIGLQRVASPANVGTLHTLSRYSRYTSILDLDSKTLRCPLYRGTLVPRLADHRTQIKRGSTYYLHVQSMLTQLCSKAFLYTFCHHLHLPAHSEETQEAVASRQTSFLKLNLGLVNEDIRVVQYLAELLKLHYMQESPGTTHPLLRFDYVPSFLYKI; this is encoded by the exons ATGATCAGCGCCCCTGATGTGGTGGCCTTCACCAAGGAAGACGAATACGAGGAAGAACCTTACAATGAGCCCGCTTTGCCTGAGGAGTACTCAGTCCCTCTCTTTCCTTATGCCAGCCAGGGGGCAAACCCCTGGTCTAAACTGTCTGGGGCCAAGTTCTCCAGGGACTTCATCCTCATTTCCGagttctctgagcaggtgggacCCCAGCCCTTGCTTACCATCCCCAATGACACCAAAGTTTTTGGCACTTTTGATCTTAATTACTTCTCTTTGCGGATTATGTCGGTGGATTACCAGGCTTCATTCGTAGGCCATCCTCCGGGTTCTGCCTACCCCAAGTTGAACTTTGTGGAAGACTCTAAAGTGGTACTGGGAGACTCTAAGGAAGGGGCCTTTGCATATGTGCACCACCTCACCTTGTACGACCTGGAGGCCAGGGGCTTTGTGAGGCCCTTTTGTATGGCTTATATCTCTGCAGACCAGCATAAAATCATGCAGCAGTTCCAAGAGCTCTCAGCCGAATTTTCCAAAGCTTCTGAGTGCTTGAAGATGGGCAACAGGAAGGCATTCGCTGGGGAACTTGAAAAAAAGCTGAAAGACTTGGATTACACGAGGACAGTGCTACACACAGAAACCGAGATCCAGAAGAAAGCCAATGACAAGGGTTTTTATTCTTCTCAGGCGATTGAGAAAGCCAATGAACTGGCCAACGTGGAGAAGTCCATCATCGAACATCAAGATTTGCTGAGGCAGATCCGCTCATACCCTCGTCAGAAGATGAAGGTCCCTGACTTGCATCCTGGTGATACAGAGCAAACCCAGGATCAGGCTGACCAGGTATCCACTACCTCTAATCCTGAGGAGTCCGCTAATGCAGACCTTTATACCTGCAGACCGGCTTACACCCCCAAACTCATCAAAGCAAAGTCCACCAAGTGTTTTGACAAGAAGTTGAAGACCTTGGAGGAACTCTGTGACACTGAGTATTTCACTCAGACCCTGGCCCAGCTTAGCCACATTGAACACATGTTCAGAGGAGACCTGTGCTACCTCCTGACCAGTCAGATTGACAGAGCGCTTCGAAAACAACAGCCCATAACGAATTTCCTCTTTGAAGATTTTGTAGAGGTGGATGACAGGATGGAGAAGCAAGAGAATGTACCCTCTCAGCCCAGTCAGGACAGGCTGCCTCCCAAGCCTGTAGAAGAATGCCCCATTCCTAAAGTGTTAATTAGCGTTGGCTCTTACAAGTCCAGTGTGGAGTCTGTATTGATCAAGATGGAGCAGGAACTTGGCGATGAAGAGTACACGGGAGTAGAGGCACGCAGTTTTGACCCCCAAGAGAACCTGGACTACCTGGATATGGATATGAAAGGGAGCATCAGTAGTGGGGAAAGCATTGAGGTGCTGGGCACCGAGAAGTCAGCCTCTGTGTTATCGAAATCTGACAGCCAGGCCAGCCTCACCGTGCCATTGAGCCCCCATGTAGTCCGTAGCAAAGCGGTCAGCCACAGGACAATCAGCGAGGACAGCATTGAAGTCTTAAGCACCTGCCCTTCTGAGGCCCTCATTCCTGATGACTTTAAGGCCAGCTACCCAAGTGCCATTAATGAAGAAGAAGCCTATGCGGATAATGAGGGGGCCATCCATTTCCAAGCAAGTGCTGGCTCACCAGAACCGGATGAGACTCAGGAGGGCAACTTGGAAAATATCCCATCCCAAATAGACTCCAGCTGCTGTATTGGAAAGGAGAGTGAAGGTCACTTGGTGCCTCTCCCAACCCCAGCCTTCACTCTTTCTGATGAGGACAGTGTGGTGAGCATTCCCCCACAGCGCTACATACAGAAGGACCAGGGGCTCCACGTGGACTTTGGAGTGGAAAACACTGACCCTTCTCCCCGAGACAACAGTTGTGAAATGTTCCCAGCTTATGAGCTGGATCCAAGCTGCCTTCTGGCTAGCCGAGATGTTAGTAAGATGAGCCTGGATAACTACTCAGATACCACTAGCTACATGGGCAGTGTGGCCTCTACCAGCTCAGACAGAATCCCCTCTGCACCTCCTGCTGGcctatcctctgagaggcacaAAAAGAGAGCTGGCCAGAATGCCTTAAAATTCATCCGCCAGTACCCTTTTGCCCACCCAGCCATCTACTCCCTGCTCAGTGGGAGGACACTTGTGGTCCTGGGCGAAGATGAAACCATCGTCAGGAAGCTGGTGACTGCACTGTCCATCTTTGTTCCCAACTATGGCTGCTATGCCAAGCCCGTGAAGCACTGGATTTCTTCCCCTTTGCATATTATGGATTTCCAGAAGTGGAAGCTTATTGGCCTACAAAG AGTGGCCTCTCCTGCCAATGTGGGTACCCTCCATACCCTGAGCCGTTACAGCCGTTATACAAGCATCCTGGACCTGGACAGCAAGACCCTACGCTGTCCCCTCTACAGGGGTACACTAGTACCCCGCCTGGCTGACCATCGCACTCAGATCAAGCGGGGCAGCACATACTACCTTCATGTCCAGAGCATGCTCACCCAGCTCTGCTCCAAGGCATTCCTCTACACCTTTTGCCACCACTTGCATCTGCCCGCCCACAGTGAGGAGACACAAGAAGCAGTGGCCAGCAGACAAACCAGCTTCCTAAAGCTAAACCTGGGGCTCGTGAACGAGGACATCAGAGTGGTACAGTACCTGGCTGAGCTTTTGAAACTGCACTATATGCAGGAGTCACCAGGGACCACCCACCCACTGCTCAGGTTTGACTATGTCCCCAGCTTTTTGTACAAAATCTAA